The proteins below come from a single Pleuronectes platessa chromosome 1, fPlePla1.1, whole genome shotgun sequence genomic window:
- the ppfibp2a gene encoding liprin-beta-2 isoform X1: MEYDIDFYKHFAWLRKVNLHSNSSSESYQERLLRLEGDKESLILQVSVLTDQVEAQGSKISDLEISLVEHRHKLNSTEEMLQQELLHRTSLENQKLSLMGEVSYLKLKLADMEGKQNHGAERQHKAEGLLKELRILKDKVEHLEDQKSQYEKKLKATKGEISSLQHLLLTKNAEIESLHTQLLARPSLTTESSEREETYRKRLNATYQELQRLKIGMKSLVAANDEKDRRIEELTLLLNQCRQFREVTHVTRQAPPAVRSSPNGRTPSSSSEEEEQLKNTDSASAKSEDVKSEVSTNSSSSHHTSLLSDLKDSGYRTEPPALSSSMNDLTNGLSQKSGTRSQTMPVNSSPSEQNGIGGSSSETQSQRSPDGSEDGDSSQRKSERADDSTSSNSSPVQSGTNSQPSQRAVGSPEYMKNNRSFKRLWGKLRRTQSGGLQAADPDAGQFRRGGLRATAGPRLTRTPESYDSTRDLNIPFSQWTKEQVCGWLEDYGLGQYVSLSRQWVENGQTLLSATPQDFEKEMGVKNPLHRKKLQLALRAFTTKVIEKSSELDYIWVTRWLDDIGLPQYKDQFHEARVDGRMIQYLTVNDLLSLKVTSQLHHLSVKCAIHVLHVNKFNPHCLRRRPGEEKQPSPSEVVQWSNHRVMEWLRAVDLAEYAPNLRGSGVHGGLIILEPRFSSETLALLLNIPPQKTLLRRHLATAFSALVGLQATQEKREYGNATGHVPLTTTAKVKPRKLGFTQFSHLRKRKPDDSADYICPIDSGALTVNGVSRLPSAALRGLSPSLERQAERREPIGIKVEANGPKQ; the protein is encoded by the exons ATGGAGTATGATATtgatttttacaaacattttgcCTGGCTCAGAAAG GTAAACCTTCactcaaacagcagcagtgagtcCTACCAGGAACGCTTATTACGTCTGGAGGGAGACAAAGAGTCGCTAATTCTGCAG GTGAGTGTGCTGACAGACCAGGTGGAAGCTCAGGGGTCGAAGATCAGCGATCTAGAGATTTCTCTGGTGGAGCACCGGCACAAACTCAACTCCACAGAGGAAATGCTGCAGCAG GAGCTCCTGCATAGGACGTCACTGGAGAACCAGAAGCTGAGTCTTATGGGGGAGGTGTCCTACCTGAAACTGAAGCTGGCAGACATGGAGGGAAAACAGAACCACGGGGCTGAACGGCAACACAAAGCAGAG GGTTTACTGAAGGAGCTCCGTATTCTCAAGGACAAGGTGGAGCACCTGGAGGACCAGAAGTCCCAGTACGAGAAGAAACTCAAAGCAACCAAG GGGGAGATCAGCAGCCTGCAGCACCTTCTGCTCACTAAGAACGCTGAGATCGAGAGCTTGCACACTCAGCTGCTGGCCAGACCCTCTCTCACCACCGAGAGCTCAGAGAGAG aaGAGACTTACAGGAAGCGGTTAAACGCCACAT atcaGGAACTGCAGAGGCTTAAGATTGGAATGAAATCACTGGTCGCTGCAAACGATGAAAAG GACCGGCGCATTGAGGAGCTCACTCTGCTCCTGAACCAGTGCAGGCAATTCAGAGAGGTCACTCACGTCACAAGGCAAG CTCCACCTGCTGTCCGTTCATCACCGAACGGGAGGACTCCTTCAAGCagcagtgaggaagaggagcagctgaaGAATACGGACTCTGCCAGTGCAAAATCTGAAGATGTGAAGTCTGAG GTTTCCACAAACAGCTCTTCCTCCCATCACACGTCACTGTTGTCAGATCTGAAGGACAGCGGCTACAG aacAGAACCACCGGCTCTATCTAGTAGTATGAATGACCTGACAAATGGACTTTCACAAAAG AGTGGCACCAGAAGTCAGACGATGCCTGTGAATTCCTCCCCGTCAGAGCAAAACGGGATCggaggcagcagcagtgaaACCCAGAGCCAAAGGTCTCCGGATGGGAGCGAAGATGGAGACTCCAGCCAAA GAAAGTCGGAGAGAGCTGATGACAGCACTTCAAGCAATAGTTCCCCCGTTCAATCTGGGACCAACTCGCAGCCGAGCCAACGGGCTGTGGGCTCACCAGAATACATGAAGAATAACAGGAGCTTCAAGAGACTTTGGGGGAA acttcggagAACCCAGTCTGGAGGGCTGCAGGCAGCAGATCCAGATGCTGGTCAGTTTAGAAGAGGGGGTCTCCGTGCTACAGCTGGACCCAGACTCACCAGGACGCCTGAGTCTTATGACTCCACACG TGATCTGAATATTCCATTCAGCCAGTGGACCAAGGAGCAGGTGTGTGGATGGCTGGAGGACTATGGACTGGGCCAGTACGTCAGTCTCTCCAGACAGTGGGTGGAAAATGGACAGACGCTGCTGTCTGCTACACCTCAGGACTTTGAGAAG GAGATGGGAGTGAAGAATCCTCTGCACAGGAAGAAGCTGCAGCTCGCTCTGAGGGCGTTCACCACCAAAGTTATAGAGAAGTCGTCGGAGCTGGACTACATCTGGGTCACAC GCTGGTTGGATGACATTGGTTTGCCTCAGTACAAAGACCAGTTCCATGAGGCCCGGGTAGATGGTCGAATGATACAATACCTCACAGTG AACGACCTCTTGAGTCTAAAGGTCACCAGCCAGCTTCATCATCTCAGTGTCAAGTGTGCCATTCATGTCCTTCACGTCAACAAGTTCAACCCCCACTGTCTGCGACGCAGGCCAGGGGAGGAG AAACAGCCCAGCCCCTCAGAGGTGGTGCAGTGGTCGAACCATCGTGTGATGGAGTGGCTGAGAGCGGTGGATCTGGCTGAGTATGCTCCTAATCTACGGGGCAGTGGCGTTCACGGTGGTCTGATC ATCCTGGAGCCTCGCTTCAGCTCTGAAACATTGGCCCTGCTGTTAAATATTCCACCTCAGAAGACGTTGCTCCGGCGCCATCTTGCCACGGCCTTCTCTGCCCTGGTTGGGCTTCAGGCCacgcaggagaagagagagtaCGGCAATGCCACAGGCCATGTTCCCCTCACCACCACAGCTAAAGTGAAG ccAAGAAAGCTGGGCTTCACCCAATTCAGTCacctgagaaagagaaaacctGATGACTCAGCGGATTACATCTGCCCAATAGACAGCGGAGCACTGACAGTGAATGGGGTTTCCCGGCTGCCCTCTGCAGCACTCAGGGGCCTCAGCCCGAGCTTGGAGAGACAGGCTGAGAGGCGGGAGCCGATTGGGATAAAGGTTGAGGCTAATGGCCCCAAACAATGA
- the ppfibp2a gene encoding liprin-beta-2 isoform X3, which produces MEYDIDFYKHFAWLRKVNLHSNSSSESYQERLLRLEGDKESLILQVSVLTDQVEAQGSKISDLEISLVEHRHKLNSTEEMLQQELLHRTSLENQKLSLMGEVSYLKLKLADMEGKQNHGAERQHKAEGLLKELRILKDKVEHLEDQKSQYEKKLKATKGEISSLQHLLLTKNAEIESLHTQLLARPSLTTESSERDQELQRLKIGMKSLVAANDEKDRRIEELTLLLNQCRQFREVTHVTRQAPPAVRSSPNGRTPSSSSEEEEQLKNTDSASAKSEDVKSEVSTNSSSSHHTSLLSDLKDSGYRTEPPALSSSMNDLTNGLSQKSGTRSQTMPVNSSPSEQNGIGGSSSETQSQRSPDGSEDGDSSQRKSERADDSTSSNSSPVQSGTNSQPSQRAVGSPEYMKNNRSFKRLWGKLRRTQSGGLQAADPDAGQFRRGGLRATAGPRLTRTPESYDSTRDLNIPFSQWTKEQVCGWLEDYGLGQYVSLSRQWVENGQTLLSATPQDFEKEMGVKNPLHRKKLQLALRAFTTKVIEKSSELDYIWVTRWLDDIGLPQYKDQFHEARVDGRMIQYLTVNDLLSLKVTSQLHHLSVKCAIHVLHVNKFNPHCLRRRPGEEKQPSPSEVVQWSNHRVMEWLRAVDLAEYAPNLRGSGVHGGLIILEPRFSSETLALLLNIPPQKTLLRRHLATAFSALVGLQATQEKREYGNATGHVPLTTTAKVKPRKLGFTQFSHLRKRKPDDSADYICPIDSGALTVNGVSRLPSAALRGLSPSLERQAERREPIGIKVEANGPKQ; this is translated from the exons ATGGAGTATGATATtgatttttacaaacattttgcCTGGCTCAGAAAG GTAAACCTTCactcaaacagcagcagtgagtcCTACCAGGAACGCTTATTACGTCTGGAGGGAGACAAAGAGTCGCTAATTCTGCAG GTGAGTGTGCTGACAGACCAGGTGGAAGCTCAGGGGTCGAAGATCAGCGATCTAGAGATTTCTCTGGTGGAGCACCGGCACAAACTCAACTCCACAGAGGAAATGCTGCAGCAG GAGCTCCTGCATAGGACGTCACTGGAGAACCAGAAGCTGAGTCTTATGGGGGAGGTGTCCTACCTGAAACTGAAGCTGGCAGACATGGAGGGAAAACAGAACCACGGGGCTGAACGGCAACACAAAGCAGAG GGTTTACTGAAGGAGCTCCGTATTCTCAAGGACAAGGTGGAGCACCTGGAGGACCAGAAGTCCCAGTACGAGAAGAAACTCAAAGCAACCAAG GGGGAGATCAGCAGCCTGCAGCACCTTCTGCTCACTAAGAACGCTGAGATCGAGAGCTTGCACACTCAGCTGCTGGCCAGACCCTCTCTCACCACCGAGAGCTCAGAGAGAG atcaGGAACTGCAGAGGCTTAAGATTGGAATGAAATCACTGGTCGCTGCAAACGATGAAAAG GACCGGCGCATTGAGGAGCTCACTCTGCTCCTGAACCAGTGCAGGCAATTCAGAGAGGTCACTCACGTCACAAGGCAAG CTCCACCTGCTGTCCGTTCATCACCGAACGGGAGGACTCCTTCAAGCagcagtgaggaagaggagcagctgaaGAATACGGACTCTGCCAGTGCAAAATCTGAAGATGTGAAGTCTGAG GTTTCCACAAACAGCTCTTCCTCCCATCACACGTCACTGTTGTCAGATCTGAAGGACAGCGGCTACAG aacAGAACCACCGGCTCTATCTAGTAGTATGAATGACCTGACAAATGGACTTTCACAAAAG AGTGGCACCAGAAGTCAGACGATGCCTGTGAATTCCTCCCCGTCAGAGCAAAACGGGATCggaggcagcagcagtgaaACCCAGAGCCAAAGGTCTCCGGATGGGAGCGAAGATGGAGACTCCAGCCAAA GAAAGTCGGAGAGAGCTGATGACAGCACTTCAAGCAATAGTTCCCCCGTTCAATCTGGGACCAACTCGCAGCCGAGCCAACGGGCTGTGGGCTCACCAGAATACATGAAGAATAACAGGAGCTTCAAGAGACTTTGGGGGAA acttcggagAACCCAGTCTGGAGGGCTGCAGGCAGCAGATCCAGATGCTGGTCAGTTTAGAAGAGGGGGTCTCCGTGCTACAGCTGGACCCAGACTCACCAGGACGCCTGAGTCTTATGACTCCACACG TGATCTGAATATTCCATTCAGCCAGTGGACCAAGGAGCAGGTGTGTGGATGGCTGGAGGACTATGGACTGGGCCAGTACGTCAGTCTCTCCAGACAGTGGGTGGAAAATGGACAGACGCTGCTGTCTGCTACACCTCAGGACTTTGAGAAG GAGATGGGAGTGAAGAATCCTCTGCACAGGAAGAAGCTGCAGCTCGCTCTGAGGGCGTTCACCACCAAAGTTATAGAGAAGTCGTCGGAGCTGGACTACATCTGGGTCACAC GCTGGTTGGATGACATTGGTTTGCCTCAGTACAAAGACCAGTTCCATGAGGCCCGGGTAGATGGTCGAATGATACAATACCTCACAGTG AACGACCTCTTGAGTCTAAAGGTCACCAGCCAGCTTCATCATCTCAGTGTCAAGTGTGCCATTCATGTCCTTCACGTCAACAAGTTCAACCCCCACTGTCTGCGACGCAGGCCAGGGGAGGAG AAACAGCCCAGCCCCTCAGAGGTGGTGCAGTGGTCGAACCATCGTGTGATGGAGTGGCTGAGAGCGGTGGATCTGGCTGAGTATGCTCCTAATCTACGGGGCAGTGGCGTTCACGGTGGTCTGATC ATCCTGGAGCCTCGCTTCAGCTCTGAAACATTGGCCCTGCTGTTAAATATTCCACCTCAGAAGACGTTGCTCCGGCGCCATCTTGCCACGGCCTTCTCTGCCCTGGTTGGGCTTCAGGCCacgcaggagaagagagagtaCGGCAATGCCACAGGCCATGTTCCCCTCACCACCACAGCTAAAGTGAAG ccAAGAAAGCTGGGCTTCACCCAATTCAGTCacctgagaaagagaaaacctGATGACTCAGCGGATTACATCTGCCCAATAGACAGCGGAGCACTGACAGTGAATGGGGTTTCCCGGCTGCCCTCTGCAGCACTCAGGGGCCTCAGCCCGAGCTTGGAGAGACAGGCTGAGAGGCGGGAGCCGATTGGGATAAAGGTTGAGGCTAATGGCCCCAAACAATGA
- the ppfibp2a gene encoding liprin-beta-2 isoform X2, which yields MEYDIDFYKHFAWLRKVNLHSNSSSESYQERLLRLEGDKESLILQVSVLTDQVEAQGSKISDLEISLVEHRHKLNSTEEMLQQELLHRTSLENQKLSLMGEVSYLKLKLADMEGKQNHGAERQHKAEGLLKELRILKDKVEHLEDQKSQYEKKLKATKGEISSLQHLLLTKNAEIESLHTQLLARPSLTTESSERGEQSTGRDQELQRLKIGMKSLVAANDEKDRRIEELTLLLNQCRQFREVTHVTRQAPPAVRSSPNGRTPSSSSEEEEQLKNTDSASAKSEDVKSEVSTNSSSSHHTSLLSDLKDSGYRTEPPALSSSMNDLTNGLSQKSGTRSQTMPVNSSPSEQNGIGGSSSETQSQRSPDGSEDGDSSQRKSERADDSTSSNSSPVQSGTNSQPSQRAVGSPEYMKNNRSFKRLWGKLRRTQSGGLQAADPDAGQFRRGGLRATAGPRLTRTPESYDSTRDLNIPFSQWTKEQVCGWLEDYGLGQYVSLSRQWVENGQTLLSATPQDFEKEMGVKNPLHRKKLQLALRAFTTKVIEKSSELDYIWVTRWLDDIGLPQYKDQFHEARVDGRMIQYLTVNDLLSLKVTSQLHHLSVKCAIHVLHVNKFNPHCLRRRPGEEKQPSPSEVVQWSNHRVMEWLRAVDLAEYAPNLRGSGVHGGLIILEPRFSSETLALLLNIPPQKTLLRRHLATAFSALVGLQATQEKREYGNATGHVPLTTTAKVKPRKLGFTQFSHLRKRKPDDSADYICPIDSGALTVNGVSRLPSAALRGLSPSLERQAERREPIGIKVEANGPKQ from the exons ATGGAGTATGATATtgatttttacaaacattttgcCTGGCTCAGAAAG GTAAACCTTCactcaaacagcagcagtgagtcCTACCAGGAACGCTTATTACGTCTGGAGGGAGACAAAGAGTCGCTAATTCTGCAG GTGAGTGTGCTGACAGACCAGGTGGAAGCTCAGGGGTCGAAGATCAGCGATCTAGAGATTTCTCTGGTGGAGCACCGGCACAAACTCAACTCCACAGAGGAAATGCTGCAGCAG GAGCTCCTGCATAGGACGTCACTGGAGAACCAGAAGCTGAGTCTTATGGGGGAGGTGTCCTACCTGAAACTGAAGCTGGCAGACATGGAGGGAAAACAGAACCACGGGGCTGAACGGCAACACAAAGCAGAG GGTTTACTGAAGGAGCTCCGTATTCTCAAGGACAAGGTGGAGCACCTGGAGGACCAGAAGTCCCAGTACGAGAAGAAACTCAAAGCAACCAAG GGGGAGATCAGCAGCCTGCAGCACCTTCTGCTCACTAAGAACGCTGAGATCGAGAGCTTGCACACTCAGCTGCTGGCCAGACCCTCTCTCACCACCGAGAGCTCAGAGAGAGGTGAGCAAAGCACTGGGAGAG atcaGGAACTGCAGAGGCTTAAGATTGGAATGAAATCACTGGTCGCTGCAAACGATGAAAAG GACCGGCGCATTGAGGAGCTCACTCTGCTCCTGAACCAGTGCAGGCAATTCAGAGAGGTCACTCACGTCACAAGGCAAG CTCCACCTGCTGTCCGTTCATCACCGAACGGGAGGACTCCTTCAAGCagcagtgaggaagaggagcagctgaaGAATACGGACTCTGCCAGTGCAAAATCTGAAGATGTGAAGTCTGAG GTTTCCACAAACAGCTCTTCCTCCCATCACACGTCACTGTTGTCAGATCTGAAGGACAGCGGCTACAG aacAGAACCACCGGCTCTATCTAGTAGTATGAATGACCTGACAAATGGACTTTCACAAAAG AGTGGCACCAGAAGTCAGACGATGCCTGTGAATTCCTCCCCGTCAGAGCAAAACGGGATCggaggcagcagcagtgaaACCCAGAGCCAAAGGTCTCCGGATGGGAGCGAAGATGGAGACTCCAGCCAAA GAAAGTCGGAGAGAGCTGATGACAGCACTTCAAGCAATAGTTCCCCCGTTCAATCTGGGACCAACTCGCAGCCGAGCCAACGGGCTGTGGGCTCACCAGAATACATGAAGAATAACAGGAGCTTCAAGAGACTTTGGGGGAA acttcggagAACCCAGTCTGGAGGGCTGCAGGCAGCAGATCCAGATGCTGGTCAGTTTAGAAGAGGGGGTCTCCGTGCTACAGCTGGACCCAGACTCACCAGGACGCCTGAGTCTTATGACTCCACACG TGATCTGAATATTCCATTCAGCCAGTGGACCAAGGAGCAGGTGTGTGGATGGCTGGAGGACTATGGACTGGGCCAGTACGTCAGTCTCTCCAGACAGTGGGTGGAAAATGGACAGACGCTGCTGTCTGCTACACCTCAGGACTTTGAGAAG GAGATGGGAGTGAAGAATCCTCTGCACAGGAAGAAGCTGCAGCTCGCTCTGAGGGCGTTCACCACCAAAGTTATAGAGAAGTCGTCGGAGCTGGACTACATCTGGGTCACAC GCTGGTTGGATGACATTGGTTTGCCTCAGTACAAAGACCAGTTCCATGAGGCCCGGGTAGATGGTCGAATGATACAATACCTCACAGTG AACGACCTCTTGAGTCTAAAGGTCACCAGCCAGCTTCATCATCTCAGTGTCAAGTGTGCCATTCATGTCCTTCACGTCAACAAGTTCAACCCCCACTGTCTGCGACGCAGGCCAGGGGAGGAG AAACAGCCCAGCCCCTCAGAGGTGGTGCAGTGGTCGAACCATCGTGTGATGGAGTGGCTGAGAGCGGTGGATCTGGCTGAGTATGCTCCTAATCTACGGGGCAGTGGCGTTCACGGTGGTCTGATC ATCCTGGAGCCTCGCTTCAGCTCTGAAACATTGGCCCTGCTGTTAAATATTCCACCTCAGAAGACGTTGCTCCGGCGCCATCTTGCCACGGCCTTCTCTGCCCTGGTTGGGCTTCAGGCCacgcaggagaagagagagtaCGGCAATGCCACAGGCCATGTTCCCCTCACCACCACAGCTAAAGTGAAG ccAAGAAAGCTGGGCTTCACCCAATTCAGTCacctgagaaagagaaaacctGATGACTCAGCGGATTACATCTGCCCAATAGACAGCGGAGCACTGACAGTGAATGGGGTTTCCCGGCTGCCCTCTGCAGCACTCAGGGGCCTCAGCCCGAGCTTGGAGAGACAGGCTGAGAGGCGGGAGCCGATTGGGATAAAGGTTGAGGCTAATGGCCCCAAACAATGA
- the ppfibp2a gene encoding liprin-beta-2 isoform X4 has product MNLSTPETSRCLNQCFNEGNTLPSTSQRHWGKMNQELLHRTSLENQKLSLMGEVSYLKLKLADMEGKQNHGAERQHKAEGLLKELRILKDKVEHLEDQKSQYEKKLKATKGEISSLQHLLLTKNAEIESLHTQLLARPSLTTESSEREETYRKRLNATYQELQRLKIGMKSLVAANDEKDRRIEELTLLLNQCRQFREVTHVTRQAPPAVRSSPNGRTPSSSSEEEEQLKNTDSASAKSEDVKSEVSTNSSSSHHTSLLSDLKDSGYRTEPPALSSSMNDLTNGLSQKSGTRSQTMPVNSSPSEQNGIGGSSSETQSQRSPDGSEDGDSSQRKSERADDSTSSNSSPVQSGTNSQPSQRAVGSPEYMKNNRSFKRLWGKLRRTQSGGLQAADPDAGQFRRGGLRATAGPRLTRTPESYDSTRDLNIPFSQWTKEQVCGWLEDYGLGQYVSLSRQWVENGQTLLSATPQDFEKEMGVKNPLHRKKLQLALRAFTTKVIEKSSELDYIWVTRWLDDIGLPQYKDQFHEARVDGRMIQYLTVNDLLSLKVTSQLHHLSVKCAIHVLHVNKFNPHCLRRRPGEEKQPSPSEVVQWSNHRVMEWLRAVDLAEYAPNLRGSGVHGGLIILEPRFSSETLALLLNIPPQKTLLRRHLATAFSALVGLQATQEKREYGNATGHVPLTTTAKVKPRKLGFTQFSHLRKRKPDDSADYICPIDSGALTVNGVSRLPSAALRGLSPSLERQAERREPIGIKVEANGPKQ; this is encoded by the exons ATGAATCTTTCAACTCCTGAAACCTCAAGATGCTTAAACCAGTGTTTCAATGAGGGAAATACACTTCCTTCTacttcacagagacactggggtAAGATGAACCAG GAGCTCCTGCATAGGACGTCACTGGAGAACCAGAAGCTGAGTCTTATGGGGGAGGTGTCCTACCTGAAACTGAAGCTGGCAGACATGGAGGGAAAACAGAACCACGGGGCTGAACGGCAACACAAAGCAGAG GGTTTACTGAAGGAGCTCCGTATTCTCAAGGACAAGGTGGAGCACCTGGAGGACCAGAAGTCCCAGTACGAGAAGAAACTCAAAGCAACCAAG GGGGAGATCAGCAGCCTGCAGCACCTTCTGCTCACTAAGAACGCTGAGATCGAGAGCTTGCACACTCAGCTGCTGGCCAGACCCTCTCTCACCACCGAGAGCTCAGAGAGAG aaGAGACTTACAGGAAGCGGTTAAACGCCACAT atcaGGAACTGCAGAGGCTTAAGATTGGAATGAAATCACTGGTCGCTGCAAACGATGAAAAG GACCGGCGCATTGAGGAGCTCACTCTGCTCCTGAACCAGTGCAGGCAATTCAGAGAGGTCACTCACGTCACAAGGCAAG CTCCACCTGCTGTCCGTTCATCACCGAACGGGAGGACTCCTTCAAGCagcagtgaggaagaggagcagctgaaGAATACGGACTCTGCCAGTGCAAAATCTGAAGATGTGAAGTCTGAG GTTTCCACAAACAGCTCTTCCTCCCATCACACGTCACTGTTGTCAGATCTGAAGGACAGCGGCTACAG aacAGAACCACCGGCTCTATCTAGTAGTATGAATGACCTGACAAATGGACTTTCACAAAAG AGTGGCACCAGAAGTCAGACGATGCCTGTGAATTCCTCCCCGTCAGAGCAAAACGGGATCggaggcagcagcagtgaaACCCAGAGCCAAAGGTCTCCGGATGGGAGCGAAGATGGAGACTCCAGCCAAA GAAAGTCGGAGAGAGCTGATGACAGCACTTCAAGCAATAGTTCCCCCGTTCAATCTGGGACCAACTCGCAGCCGAGCCAACGGGCTGTGGGCTCACCAGAATACATGAAGAATAACAGGAGCTTCAAGAGACTTTGGGGGAA acttcggagAACCCAGTCTGGAGGGCTGCAGGCAGCAGATCCAGATGCTGGTCAGTTTAGAAGAGGGGGTCTCCGTGCTACAGCTGGACCCAGACTCACCAGGACGCCTGAGTCTTATGACTCCACACG TGATCTGAATATTCCATTCAGCCAGTGGACCAAGGAGCAGGTGTGTGGATGGCTGGAGGACTATGGACTGGGCCAGTACGTCAGTCTCTCCAGACAGTGGGTGGAAAATGGACAGACGCTGCTGTCTGCTACACCTCAGGACTTTGAGAAG GAGATGGGAGTGAAGAATCCTCTGCACAGGAAGAAGCTGCAGCTCGCTCTGAGGGCGTTCACCACCAAAGTTATAGAGAAGTCGTCGGAGCTGGACTACATCTGGGTCACAC GCTGGTTGGATGACATTGGTTTGCCTCAGTACAAAGACCAGTTCCATGAGGCCCGGGTAGATGGTCGAATGATACAATACCTCACAGTG AACGACCTCTTGAGTCTAAAGGTCACCAGCCAGCTTCATCATCTCAGTGTCAAGTGTGCCATTCATGTCCTTCACGTCAACAAGTTCAACCCCCACTGTCTGCGACGCAGGCCAGGGGAGGAG AAACAGCCCAGCCCCTCAGAGGTGGTGCAGTGGTCGAACCATCGTGTGATGGAGTGGCTGAGAGCGGTGGATCTGGCTGAGTATGCTCCTAATCTACGGGGCAGTGGCGTTCACGGTGGTCTGATC ATCCTGGAGCCTCGCTTCAGCTCTGAAACATTGGCCCTGCTGTTAAATATTCCACCTCAGAAGACGTTGCTCCGGCGCCATCTTGCCACGGCCTTCTCTGCCCTGGTTGGGCTTCAGGCCacgcaggagaagagagagtaCGGCAATGCCACAGGCCATGTTCCCCTCACCACCACAGCTAAAGTGAAG ccAAGAAAGCTGGGCTTCACCCAATTCAGTCacctgagaaagagaaaacctGATGACTCAGCGGATTACATCTGCCCAATAGACAGCGGAGCACTGACAGTGAATGGGGTTTCCCGGCTGCCCTCTGCAGCACTCAGGGGCCTCAGCCCGAGCTTGGAGAGACAGGCTGAGAGGCGGGAGCCGATTGGGATAAAGGTTGAGGCTAATGGCCCCAAACAATGA